One segment of Triticum aestivum cultivar Chinese Spring chromosome 2A, IWGSC CS RefSeq v2.1, whole genome shotgun sequence DNA contains the following:
- the LOC123185625 gene encoding protein JINGUBANG, producing the protein MKLLPRLCMATSSAAAAGDSDASSNKLASVASTSSSTVSTSSSAAAAAVSEASSSTSLPSLSTATSNAASFAHVATLLPPPTAASAAAAVAVVDVSRGFVVARPASVALHDLGTLEPTSTSDPGHDTATAGSVKCVAHVHGGKAVTGHQDGRLRLWRVSSRAPARIRLAAALPTVSDRLRRFPLPSNHVAVRRHHRRLWIEHADTVSGVAASTDGRLLFSVSWDKTLKVWAIPSLRCLQSLPAHDDAVNAVAVAPDGTVYTGSADRRVRVWAPRPASDKTTKRQSKKPVYYLAATLSRHTAAVNAVAVGCGGQVLYSGGNDRCVVVWEREDSASHMVAIGALRGHRKAVLSIASTGGGLVVSGSADHTVRAWRRETDGRGHTCVAVIDGHGSAVRSVAVALVPGKKQLQGGEDGDDGGEEWRVCSASFDDEVRVWSLRVTTGL; encoded by the coding sequence ATGAAGCTTCTCCCGCGCCTCTGCATGGCCaccagcagcgccgccgccgcgggcgacaGCGACGCCAGCAGCAACAAGCTCGCCTCggtcgcctccacctcctcctccaccgtctcaacctcctcctccgccgccgcggccgcggtcTCCGAGGCGTCCTCCTCCACGTCCCTCCCTTCGCTCTCCACCGCCACGTCGAATGCCGCCTCCTTCGCCCACGTCGCCACGCTCCTCCCTCCGCCCAcggcggcgtcggcggcagcgGCCGTCGCGGTGGTGGACGTCTCCCGCGGCTTCGTCGTCGCCAGGCCGGCGTCCGTCGCCCTTCACGACCTCGGCACCCTCGAGCCGACGTCCACCTCCGACCCGGGCCACGACACCGCGACCGCCGGCTCGGTCAAGTGCGTGGCGCACGTCCACGGTGGCAAGGCCGTGACGGGCCACCAGGACGGGAGGCTGCGCCTGTGGCGGGTCTCTTCGCGCGCGCCCGCCCGgatccgcctcgccgccgcgctccccaCGGTCTCCGACCGCCTCCGCCGGTTCCCGCTCCCGTCCAACCACGTCGCCGTccgacgccaccaccgccggcTCTGGATAGAGCATGCCGACACCGTGTCCGGCGTCGCCGCGTCCACGGACGGCCGCCTCCTCTTCTCCGTCTCCTGGGACAAGACGCTCAAGGTCTGGGCCATCCCGTCCCTCCGCTGCTTGCAGTCCTTGCCGGCGCACGACGATGCCGTCAACGCGGTCGCCGTCGCCCCCGACGGCACGGTGTACACCGGCTCCGCCGACAGGCGCGTTCGTGTCTGGGCGCCCAGGCCCGCGTCCGACAAGACCACCAAGCGTCAGAGCAAGAAGCCGGTTTACTACCTGGCGGCCACCCTCTCCCGCCACACGGCGGCGGTGAACGCCGTGGCCGTCGGGTGCGGGGGGCAGGTGCTCTACTCCGGCGGCAACGATCGCTGCGTGGTGGTGTGGGAGCGGGAGGACAGCGCGAGCCACATGGTCGCGATCGGGGCGCTTCGGGGGCACCGCAAGGCGGTGCTCTCCATCGCGAGCACGGGGGGCGGGCTGGTTGTGAGCGGGTCGGCGGATCACACGGTTCGGGCCTGGCGGCGCGAGACGGACGGACGTGGCCACACGTGCGTCGCCGTGATCGACGGGCACGGCAGCGCCGTCCGTTCGGTGGCGGTGGCTCTCGTTCCGGGCAAGAAGCAGCTGCAGGGGGGAGAAGACGGCGATGACGGCGGCGAGGAATGGAGGGTGTGCAGCGCCAGCTTTGACGATGAGGTGCGGGTCTGGTCGTTGCGGGTGACGACGGGTTTGTAG